One stretch of Euphorbia lathyris chromosome 7, ddEupLath1.1, whole genome shotgun sequence DNA includes these proteins:
- the LOC136201240 gene encoding uncharacterized protein: protein MSKGGDGEEVTNLKSQISSLQNKIKELEDENTKLSSLLSRCRCNEAAEKFDKSSVQFSKISLGSGELNPPRDKITEKEALEKFQGNKTRTINHHLRRYVALKVMYFGQRFYGFSSEGQMDPTVESEIFKALKKTRLLIGDKKEAQYSRCGRTDKGVSAVGQVIALFLRSKLKDIDAISLNSGEIISEEHNGEIDYVRVLNGVLPNDIRILGWCPVSRDFSARFSCLSREYKYFFWSDNLNLLSMESAGKKLIGEHNFSNFCKMDAVNVHNYMRNITSFEISPCDMRYEGNQLCAIKIRGSAFLWHQVRCMVAVLFMIGQGFESPDVMDTLLDTDRTRNKPQYPMAPEIPLVLHACEFEGLAFTCSTDAGQALHKHLVNECRLYQLQAAIFHEALLSCLPLSNDRSSLNKDKMKKKAPHVPLILRPTEPSYEERRTKLESTKLRAC from the exons ATGTCAAAAGGAGGAGACGGAGAAGAGGTCACCAATTTGAAATCGCAGATTTCTTCTCTTCAGAACAAAATCAAG GAATTGGAGGATGAGAATACAAAACTATCCTCTCTGCTCTCTCGTTGCCGCTGCAATGAG GCAGCGGAGAAATTTGATAAATCTTCTGTACAATTTAGCAAAATCTCGTTGGGAAGTGGTGAATTAAATCCTCCAAGGGATAAGATCACTGAAAAGGAAGCATTAGAGAAATTTCAAG GCAATAAGACTAGAACAATAAATCACCATTTGAGGAGATATGTTGCTCTAAAAGTCATGTATTTTGGTCAAAG GTTTTATGGTTTTTCTTCAGAGGGACAGATGGATCCAACTGTTGAG TCTGAGATTTTCAAAGCTCTGAAAAAGACAAGGCTTTTAATTGGTGACAAAAAGGAGGCGCAGTACTCAAGATGTGGTAGAACAGACAAAGGAGTTTCTGCTGTCGGGCAA GTAATTGCATTATTTTTGCGATCCAAGCTCAAAGATATTGATGCAATCAGCCTCAATTCAGGCGAAATTATATCAGAAGAACACAATG GAGAAATCGATTATGTGAGAGTATTGAATGGAGTCCTTCCAAATGATATTCGGATTTTAGGCTGGTGTCCTGTCTCAAGAGATTTTAGTGCAAG ATTTAGCTGCCTGAGTAGAGAGTATAAGTATTTCTTTTGGAGTGACAATTTGAATCTGTTG TCTATGGAGAGTGCAGGGAAGAAATTAATTGGGGAGCATAACTTTAGCAACTTCTGTAAGATGGATGCAGTGAATGTGCACAATTATATGCGAAATATAACCTCATTTGAAATTTCTCCTTGTGATATGAG GTATGAAGGCAATCAACTTTGTGCAATCAAAATAAGAGGTAGTGCTTTTCTGTGGCACCAAGTCCGATGTATGGTTGCTGTGCTATTTATGATCGGCCAGGGTTTTGAATCCCCTGAT GTGATGGACACACTGCTGGATACTGATAGAACCCGAAATAAACCCCAATATCCTATGGCTCCAGAAATTCCTCTGGTTCTTCATGCCTGTGAGTTTGAAGGCCTCGCATTTACATGTTCAACAG ATGCTGGGCAAGCTCTGCACAAGCACTTGGTGAATGAATGTCGACTGTACCAACTCCAAGCTGCTATTTTTCATGAAGCTCTACTCAGTTGCCTGCCTTTATCAAATG ATAGGAGCTCCTTAAATAAAGACAAAATGAAAAAGAAGGCCCCCCATGTTCCTCTCATTTTGAGGCCAACAGAGC CATCATATGAAGAACGACGCACCAAACTAGAAAGTACAAAGTTGAGAGCTTGCTGA